The proteins below are encoded in one region of Colletotrichum lupini chromosome 5, complete sequence:
- a CDS encoding dihydroxyacid dehydratase, with protein sequence MATTDHYDLLILTDATASMSSYLQALNKSLPEIIRISALTDCFDRIGVMAYRDYSASMLTEWSGWYSANSTADDTITQGQLLQKASHIKADSGPYRLDWPEAAKTGLARAYSIMRPEATTIIILYADAPPHIPGTSSKYRTTEIENLSKPDSFYGCGKYFTDWIAGAKILRDGEKKAKVFSVIQGGIDDTVAPFTFLSHITGGVSFKLDNRHNVPTSVAISELTTGILMAWMGVGKEGGAASGQRTYAEACQYRTASSIEDIVNEEDEALESYFVIAKHMEQTVVNNIQSTPTKLDELRTVVEARITPLLDFSKRYKADEVYRSFVVGQLETLIAADVGTIAINPVFGSLWRAVCNDRDNPARDGLIQAFGYAVDRIPEPEKKARMKAWLEESYDYAAEISEAIGKVPEHQRYPCVFLDPTEQFQASTDDKDEDSNADKREVTDFTREELLEIGRSCDNRILRRLGRVLTRLTYVAREEDLPAHIRADPSVARIPMVLSSVEYQRKFWKILLHLILPGTMLAARPAALLAALALRLGIRPLTATADRELITFTTKWNNLDIPETWNASCLSLLLDANKDYERRVAQGITQRPAPEDRVLLQSDQHLFETLVDYKLLELNLNTTLQAKIGWHPDKSKVSLGPLVICRRCEFPRSVTIMGPDNVCGLCPKSNKCDCKVCETVPDQEARRCNNVTRGDTEETQATWVECFSPTCRAQYVVYNPQALNVRAKCYYCRHHGSVAAKYKIPREAPCVDCSKCRNRVIWPETYRPSDLDLSAFKCPACTANRVTVIDFETSAKTLSGENGVSWLLRNDDSAIKDPFNGRSLFYTISQVEESNRDSLAKNVEIIPVVQQQSQLTIRGKAIQNQDDILESLRKWVKSRRTEAGVCSLCFSNIRKTDLRNACGRSGCHQQICNGCMKDWYGLNVRGRLLNLAALSCPFCRRQPTVKTVSNFGISHIGNLQTAATDKEWIYGWCRDCGFAKKYAERVCAVGAPEVSNWSCDECKEIQMEGAQRLKVRNCPGCGTVTEKMGGCDHITCTVPGCNAHWCFACGENVGEEDIYDHMSDAHGGMWGGYHADEDDYDYGYDNEFD encoded by the coding sequence ATGGCTACCACCGACCATTATGATCTCTTGATATTGACGGACGCCACGGCGTCCATGAGCAGCTATCTGCAAGCTCTCAACAAGTCACTCCCCGAAATCATTCGGATATCAGCTTTGACCGACTGCTTCGACCGGATCGGAGTCATGGCCTACCGCGACTACTCCGCCTCCATGTTGACGGAGTGGTCAGGATGGTACTCAGCAAACTCAACCGCCGACGACACAATCACACAGGGCCAGCTGCTTCAAAAGGCCAGTCATATCAAGGCGGACTCTGGTCCTTACAGGCTGGATTGGCCCGAGGCTGCAAAGACTGGACTTGCCAGAGCCTACAGCATCATGCGTCCCGAGGCCACCACCATCATCATCCTCTACGCCGACGCTCCTCCTCACATCCCGGGAACGTCGTCCAAGTACAGAACCACCGAGATCGAGAACCTCTCCAAGCCTGACTCATTCTACGGCTGTGGAAAGTACTTTACCGATTGGATTGCCGGCGCCAAGATTCTCCGAGACGGcgagaagaaggccaaggtCTTCTCCGTCATTCAGGGCGGCATCGACGACACCGTCGCCCCCTTCACCTTCCTCTCACACATCACGGGGGGAGTGAGCTTCAAGCTCGATAATCGACACAACGTTCCCACATCGGTCGCTATCTCGGAGTTGACCACCGGCATCCTGATGGCCTGGATGGGTGTAGGAAAGGAAGGCGGAGCAGCATCCGGCCAGCGTACCTACGCCGAAGCTTGTCAGTATCGAACTGCCTCCAGCATTGAGGACATCGTAAATGAAGAGGACGAGGCCCTTGAGTCGTACTTTGTCATCGCCAAACATATGGAGCAAACTGTCGTGAACAACATCCAGTCAACACCTACCAAGCTTGATGAACTGCGGACTGTCGTCGAAGCCCGGATAACGCCCCTTTTGGACTTTTCGAAGAGATACAAAGCTGATGAGGTCTACCGCAGCTTTGTCGTTGGCCAACTCGAAACTTTGATCGCAGCTGATGTTGGCACCATTGCCATCAACCCTGTATTCGGTAGTCTATGGCGGGCCGTCTGCAACGACCGCGACAACCCGGCTCGCGATGGTCTCATCCAGGCATTCGGGTACGCCGTCGACCGCATCCCCGAGCCCGAGAAGAAGGCTCGGATGAAAGCTTGGCTCGAAGAGTCCTACGACTACGCAGCTGAAATCTCGGAAGCCATCGGCAAGGTGCCTGAACACCAGAGATACCCCTGCGTGTTTCTCGATCCCACTGAGCAATTCCAGGCCTCCACAGATGACAAGGATGAAGACTCAAACGCTGATAAGCGTGAAGTCACAGACTTTACACGAGAGGAACTTTTGGAGATTGGTCGCTCTTGCGACAACCGTATTCTCCGGAGGCTCGGTAGAGTCCTCACACGATTGACCTATGTGGCCCGCGAAGAGGACCTGCCAGCTCACATTAGAGCCGACCCTAGTGTCGCCAGGATCCCTATGGTCCTCTCGTCTGTCGAGTATCAGCGAAAGTTTTGGAAGATTCTTTTACATCTCATACTTCCTGGGACCATGTTGGCCGCTCGCCCAGCCGCCCTGCTTGCAGCCCTTGCCCTGCGCTTGGGCATCCGGCCCCTCACAGCCACCGCAGACAGGGAACTAATCACATTCACCACGAAGTGGAACAACTTGGACATCCCTGAGACCTGGAATGCCAGCTGCCTCTCGCTGCTTCTAGATGCCAACAAGGATTACGAGAGACGCGTCGCTCAAGGCATAACACAGCGTCCAGCGCCAGAAGACCGTGTTCTTCTTCAGAGTGATCAACATCTTTTTGAGACTCTGGTAGACTACAAACTCCTTGAGTTGAACCTCAACACAACCCTACAGGCCAAGATTGGATGGCACCCTGACAAGTCTAAGGTATCTCTTGGGCCCCTTGTCATATGCAGAAGATGCGAGTTTCCCCGCTCAGTCACTATAATGGGGCCGGATAATGTCTGTGGCCTCTGTCCTAAGAGCAACAAGTGTGACTGCAAGGTCTGTGAGACTGTCCCGGATCAAGAGGCCCGTCGCTGCAACAACGTGACCCGTGGCGATACCGAAGAGACGCAGGCAACGTGGGTCGAATGTTTCTCGCCAACATGCCGTGCTCAGTACGTCGTTTATAATCCTCAGGCTCTGAACGTACGGGCCAAATGCTACTACTGCCGACACCATGGATCCGTCGCGGCAAAGTACAAGATCCCGCGCGAAGCTCCCTGTGTCGACTGTTCGAAGTGTCGAAACAGGGTCATCTGGCCCGAGACATACCGTCCTTCCGACCTTGATCTTTCGGCCTTCAAGTGCCCCGCCTGTACAGCCAACAGAGTTACTGTCATCGATTTCGAAACCTCAGCCAAGACACTCAGCGGCGAGAACGGCGTCTCGTGGCTCCTGCGCAACGACGATTCGGCGATCAAGGACCCCTTCAACGGCCGTTCTCTGTTCTACACCATTTCTCAAGTAGAAGAATCGAACCGGGACTCGCTGGCAAAGAATGTTGAGATCATTCCAGTGGTTCAGCAGCAATCACAGCTCACGATTCGCGGCAAGGCTATCCAAAACCAGGACGACATTCTCGAGTCCCTTCGCAAGTGGGTGAAATCTCGGCGTACTGAGGCTGGAGTCTGCAGTTTATGCTTCTCCAACATCCGGAAGACCGATCTTCGAAACGCATGTGGTCGCTCCGGCTGCCATCAGCAGATCTGCAACGGGTGTATGAAGGATTGGTATGGGCTCAATGTCCGTGGAAGATTGCTTAACCTCGCAGCTCTCTCCTGCCCCTTCTGCCGCCGACAGCCGACCGTCAAGACTGTCTCCAACTTTGGTATATCCCACATCGGCAACCTGCAGACTGCGGCTACGGACAAAGAGTGGATATACGGCTGGTGCAGAGACTGCGGCTTTGCCAAGAAGTATGCTGAGCGGGTATGCGCTGTCGGCGCACCCGAAGTTTCGAACTGGTCATGTGATGAGTGCAAGGAGATTCAGATGGAGGGCGCCCAGAGGCTGAAGGTTCGAAACTGTCCCGGCTGCGGTACAGTAACGGAGAAGATGGGCGGATGCGACCATATCACATGCACCGTCCCGGGTTGCAATGCTCATTGGTGCTTCGCCTGCGGCGAGAACGTCGGCGAAGAGGACATCTACGATCACATGAGCGATGCTCACGGAGGTATGTGGGGAGGTTATCACGCGGATGAGGACGATTATGACTACGGTTACGACAATGAGTTCGATTAG
- a CDS encoding fungal Zn binuclear cluster domain-containing protein: MKRLGYRKSRNGCLRCKERRVKVCHQNPSPSDEVVDLHLASPFYHIQHCAVYIRPRLTSMNPTQCDENKPCSACVRHGLPCSLENAGAPTGASSQSMAHLPPPGQRTKRSGSRGSASALRRRSSAQSPASLSPQSAAGSLGGQQSASSSGGGGQTSPSSQSDPFPYFSRFLTDLNKTETASGWISDLELMHHYTSVSYRTFSHSSLAQKTLQYDVPREALSYPFLLHQILAFSAYHLAYLQPDCRHAYLMQAAQHQNDAINGMRGTLLGTISSTNCHALFASSIFLTLSAFATYPSYEKYNPSFSPIDSMLDIFTLTDGMSMILRASDEDLRKGPLREIFIRGSGDTTPSTVEATLQPLFERLPRLSSTLAEIGLVEHEGKYAITNAAIALSECIAKVSTFNAMSAPVEFRAVFLWPILMTSDYLDMLRRRHPAAMVVLAHYCVIVHMAEPFCWFLNGWARSLISLISQHLAATPWADLVAWPVEIIGVGGYEVQLDRMAHAMPAVL; the protein is encoded by the exons ATGAAGCGACTGGGTTACAGGAAATCACGCAATGGGTGCTTGAGATGCAAGGAGAGAAGAGTCAAAGTATGTCATCAGAATCCAAGTCCCAGTGATGAAGTCGTTGATCTTCATCTGGCCTCTCCATTCTATCACATTCAACACTGCGCTGTGTACATTCGGCCGAGACTAACGAGTATGAACCCCACGCAGTGTGACGAGAACAAGCCTTGCAGCGCTTGTGTACGCCATGGCTTGCCATGTAGTCTCGAAAACGCGGGAGCGCCAACAGGCGCGTCCTCTCAGTCCATGGCTCACCTGCCGCCGCCAGGGCAACGTACCAAGAGGTCGGGTTCGCGC GGCTCGGCGTCGGCACTGAGACGCCGGTCAAGCGCGCAGTCTCCTGCTTCTCTCTCGCCACAGTCTGCCGCCGGATCACTCGGGGGCCAACAGAGCGCGTCTAGCTCCGGCGGAGGAGGCCAAACTTCGCCTTCGTCGCAGTCTGACCCGTTTCCTTACTTCTCGAGGTTCCTTACCGACCTCAATAAGACAGAGACGGCTAGCGGATGGATCTCTGATCTCGAGCTTATGCACCATTATACTTCGGTGTCTTATCGAACCTTTTCGCACTCCTCCTTGGCCCAGAAGACTCTCCAATACGACGTCCCGAGAGAGGCGCTCTCCTACCCTTTCCTCCTTCATCAAATTCTCGCTTTCTCAGCCTACCACTTGGCCTACCTTCAGCCAGACTGCCGCCATGCCTACCTCATGCAGGCTGCCCAGCACCAGAATGACGCTATCAACGGGATGAGAGGGACTCTCCTCGGCACGATCTCCTCGACGAACTGCCACGCCCTTTTCGCCTCCTCCATCTTTCTTACCTTGAGCGCCTTTGCTACCTACCCGAGCTACGAGAAATACAACCCTTCCTTCTCCCCGATCGATAGTATGCTCGATATCTTTACCCTCACCGACGGGATGAGCATGATCCTGCGTGCCTCCGACGAGGATCTGCGCAAGGGCCCACTACGAGAAATCTTCATCCGCGGGTCCGGCGATACCACACCGTCCACCGTGGAGGCTACTCTACAACCGCTCTTCGAACGGCTTCCTCGCCTAAGCTCCACGCTCGCGGAGATTGGTCTAGTCGAGCACGAGGGGAAATATGCCATCACTAACGCGGCGATTGCCTTGAGCGAGTGCATTGCCAAGGTCTCTACCTTCAATGCCATGTCGGCACCTGTCGAGTTCCGCGCCGTGTTCCTCTGGCCCATCCTCATGACTAGCGACTACCTGGACATGTTGCGTCGGCGGCATCCGGCGGCTATGGTGGTGTTGGCGCACTACTGCGTCATCGTCCACATGGCAGAGCCGTTTTGCTGGTTCCTGAACGGATGGGCCCGGTCTTTGATCTCGCTCATCTCGCAGCACTTGGCTGCAACTCCATGGGCAGACTTGGTGGCTTGGCCCGTGGAAATTATAGGAGTTGGCGGTTACGAAGTACAACTAGATCGCATGGCACACGCTATGCCCGCCGTTCTCTAG
- a CDS encoding fungalysin metallopeptidase — MYRGPRIANNLPDRAPIVSWSGTLKSPAPRSLLSRTSLILPAMYRSMKSLALIGLLGPTSQVFAHPATSHNIGRRGVDIEAFRLPQLGSYTNATQTEATPPIALLKRANYVDTATELVKKLAPNAEFRVVGDNYVGTNGIGHVNFKQTVHGLDIDNADFNVNIGKDGKVFSYGNNFFKGDLPEASPLTKRDFKDPVAALNGAKDVLQLPVEATSATAEAKEGTEVYAIKGTSGAVSDPEAKLVYFIQADGTLSLSWRVETDISENWLLTYVDAATGSKVQGVVDYVSDLANYRVYPWGVNDPTEGDRVLVTDPWDLSASPLTWHSDGSANYTTTRGNNGIAQSNPSGGTAYLTNYRPTSTSYNFDYEYSTSLTTPSAYIDASITQLYYTANHYHDLLYTLGFTEAAGNFQINNQGKGGAGNDFVVLFAQDGSGTNNANFLTPPDGTNGRMRMYLWTQSTPRRDCSFEAGVVIHEYTHGLSTRLTGGPANSNCLNAVESGGMGEGWGDFFATAIRLKPTDTRATDYAMGAWVYNNPAGIRTVLYSTSMTTTPNTYSTINGLTSVHRIGETWATTLYEVLWNLIDKHGKNDGPKPEFDANGVPTDGKYLTLKLVLDGMALQPCSPNFIQARDAILDADKALTGGSNLCELWTAFAKRGLGSDAVYSSSARRDGFTIPTGVC, encoded by the exons ATGTATCGTGGACCCCGTATCGCCAACAACCTCCCGGATAGAGCCCCGATTGTCTCGTGGAGTG GCACTCTCAAGTCCCCAGCCCCTCGTTCCCTCCTCTCCCGCACCTCTCTCATCCTTCCCGCCATGTATCGCTCCATGAAGAGCTTGGCCCTCATCGGCCTTCTGGGCCCGACCTCGCAGGTCTTTGCCCACCCGGCCACCAGCCACAACATCGGCCGCCGCGGCGTCGATATCGAGGCCTTCCGTCTTCCCCAGCTTGGCTCTTACACCAACGCTACCCAGACGGAGGCAACCCCGCCCATTGCGCTCCTGAAGCGTGCCAACTACGTCGACACCGCCACCGAGCTCGTCAAGAAGCTTGCTCCCAACGCTGAGTTCCGTGTTGTTGGTGACAACTATGTTGGAACCAACGGCATTGGCCACGTCAACTTCAAGCAGACTGTTCACGGTCTTGATATTGACAACGCCGACTTCAACGTCAAC ATTGGCAAGGATGGAAAGGTCTTCTCTTACGGCAACAACTTCTTCAAGGGTGACCTCCCCGAGGCCAGCCCCCTGACGAAGCGTGACTTCAAGGACCCCGTTGCCGCTCTCAACGGTGCCAAGGATGTTCTCCAGCTCCCCGTTGAGGCTACTTCTGCTACCGCTGAGGCTAAGGAGGGCACGGAGGTTTATGCCATCAAGGGAACCTCTGGTGCTGTTTCCGACCCCGAGGCTAAGCTTGTCTACTTCATCCAGGCCGATGGGACTCTCTCCCTGTCCTGGCGTGTTGAGACCGACATCTCTGAGAACTGGCTGTTGACCTATGTCGATGCCGCCACCGGCTCCAAGGTTCAGGGTGTTGTCGACTACGTCTCCGATCTTGCCAACTACCGCGTCTACCCGTGGGGTGTCAACGATCCCACCGAGGGCGACCGCGTTCTAGTCACCGACCCCTGGGATCTCTCTGCCTCGCCGTTGACCTGGCACAGCGACGGCTCTGCCAACTACACCACCACCCGTGGCAACAACGGCATTGCTCAGTCCAACCCCAGCGGTGGCACTGCTTACCTTACCAACTACCGCCCGACCAGCACCTCGTACAACTTCGACTACGAGTACTCCACCAGCTTGACCACCCCATCCGCCTACATCGATGCCTCCATCACCCAGCTCTACTACACCGCCAACCACTACCACGACCTGCTGTACACGCTCGGCTTCACCGAGGCTGCTGGTAACTTCCAGATCAACAACCAGGGCAAGGGCGGTGCCGGCAACGATTTTGTCGTCCTCTTCGCCCAGGATGGTTCCGGAACCAACAATGCCAATTTCCTTACTCCTCCCGATGGCACCAACGGCCGCATGCGCATGTACCTCTGGACCCAGTCGACTCCCCGCCGCGACTGCAGCTTCGAGGCCGGCGTCGTCATCCACGAATACACCCACGGTCTGTCCACCCGCTTGACCGGTGGTCCCGCCAACTCCAACTGCCTGAACGCCGTCGAGTCCGGTGGTATGGGTGAGGGCTGGGGTGACTTCTTCGCCACGGCCATCCGTCTTAAGCCCACCGACACCCGTGCTACCGACTACGCCATGGGCGCCTGGGTCTATAACAACCCTGCCGGTATCCGCACCGTTCTCTACTCTACCTCCATGACTACCACCCCCAACACCTACTCCACCATCAACGGCCTCACCAGCGTCCACCGCATCGGTGAGACCTGGGCCACCACTTTGTACGAGGTCCTCTGGAACCTCATCGACAAGCACGGCAAGAACGACGGCCCCAAGCCCGAGTTCGACGCCAACGGTGTCCCCACCGATGGCAAGTACTTGACCCTGAAGCTTGTCCTTGACGGTATGGCTCT GCAACCCTGCTCTCCCAACTTCATCCAAGCTCGTGATGCCATCCTCGACGCCGACAAGGCTCTCACTGGCGGATCCAACCTGTGCGAGCTCTGGACCGCCTTCGCCAAGCGTGGTCTGGGCTCCGATGCTGTCTACAGCTCTTCTGCCCGTCGCGATGGCTTCACTATCCCCACTGGCGTTTGCTAG